One window of the Triticum dicoccoides isolate Atlit2015 ecotype Zavitan chromosome 3B, WEW_v2.0, whole genome shotgun sequence genome contains the following:
- the LOC119279188 gene encoding uncharacterized protein LOC119279188, with amino-acid sequence MVTDLWILSTLLSKSKISNATSTRRGYGSMRDAPPASCCLAVDDKDFLAHEMIGALFCCCQLGLPNVGKSTFFNILTKVGSCAGNSRLAVKKIKAEKDPNKPMCPRALSSYSCESQSWFLVRFVLLLWDNFRKEYKEKHPGVKLVSVIGKAGGEKWNTMSDALENEKHVGALLLHTSGTVSGAVVLLEATGVMAALYGGEHKPSIHSIWLLCDVDILSDLMLLIFFVLILSLVRGKL; translated from the exons ATGGTGACCGACCTCTGGATCCTCAGCACCCTCTTATCCAAGAGCAAGATCAGCAACGCAACATCCACAAGGAGAGGCTATG GCTCGATGAGGGATGCTCCACCAGCATCCTGCTGCTTGGCAGTGGACGACAAGGACTTCCTCGCGCACGAGATGATTGGCGCACTATTCTGCTGTTGCCAA TTGGGGTTACCCAATGTTGGCAAATCAACTTTCTTTAACATATTAACAAAGGTGGGCTCCTGCGCCGGCAACTCCAG GCTTGCGGTGAAGAAGATCAAGGCTGAGAAGGACCCCAACAAGCCCATGTGCCCTCGAGCGCTTTCTTCATATTCATGTGAGTCCCAGTCTTGGTTCCTGGTTCGATTCGTGTTGCTTCTGTG GGACAACTTCAGGAAGGAGTACAAGGAGAAGCACCCTGGCGTCAAGCTGGTCTCCGTG ATTGGCAAGGCCGGTGGTGAGAAGTGGAATACCATGAGTGATGCT ctggagaacgaaaagcatg TAGGTGCTCTGCTCTTACACACGTCTGGCACCGTCTCCGGCGCGGTGGTGCTTCTTGAGGCGACCGGCGTGATGGCAGCTTTGTACGGCGGCGAACACAAGC CATCAATTCATAGTATTTGGCTTCTGTGTGATGTGGATATACTTTCTGATTTAATGTTACTAATATTTTTTGTTTTGATTCTTTCTCTAGTGCGAGGAAAGTTGTGA